In Cicer arietinum cultivar CDC Frontier isolate Library 1 chromosome 7, Cicar.CDCFrontier_v2.0, whole genome shotgun sequence, a single window of DNA contains:
- the LOC101514949 gene encoding probable carboxylesterase SOBER1-like, with amino-acid sequence MARSFILWLHGLGDSGPANEPIKTLFTSPQFRDTKWSFPSAPYASVTCNHGSVMPSWFDIKEIPVTAESPNDESSLLNAVQNVHATIDKEIAAGVNPNNIFICGFSQGGALTLASVLLYPKTLGGGAIFSGWVPFNSSITEQITPEAKQTPILWSHGLADKTVLFEAGQAAPPFLEKIGVGCEFKAYPGLAHSITSEELRYLESWIKARLQSSS; translated from the exons ATGGCTCGAAGCTTTATTCTGTGGCTTCACGGTCTTGGTGACTCTGGTCCTGCAAATGAACCAATCAAGACATTATTCACTTCTCCCCAATTCAGAGACACCAAATGGTCCTTCCCTTCCGCCCCCTACGCCTCTGTCACTTGCAACC ATGGTTCTGTAATGCCTTCATGGTTTGACATTAAGGAGATTCCTGTTACAGCT GAGTCTCCAAATGACGAAAGTAGTTTGCTTAATGCTGTTCAAAATGTTCATGCTACTATAGACAAGGAAATAGCCGCTGGCGTAAACCCTAACAATATATTTATCTGTGGATTCAGTCAAGGAG GTGCCTTGACATTGGCTAGTGTGCTGCTGTACCCTAAAACTTTAGGTGGAGGTGCTATCTTTAGTGGTTGGGTTCCATTTAATTCGTCTATTACAGAACAAATTACACCCGAAGCTAAGCAG ACACCCATACTGTGGTCCCATGGGCTTGCTGATAAAACAGTATTGTTCGAGGCCGGACAAGCAGCCCCTCCATTCCTTGAAAAAATTGGTGTTGGTTGTGAGTTTAAG GCTTATCCTGGTCTTGCCCACTCGATAACCAGCGAGGAGCTGCGGTATCTCGAGTCATGGATCAAGGCACGCCTACAGAGTTCTTCGTAG
- the LOC101514184 gene encoding uncharacterized protein isoform X2, translating into MVPKLTLTPPHEAENQIELSLRQSFESLQPSLKPPFSLTIPNPDEYAHLNRAILHAILTEPQFAKIHVKHLHALVTDGYAFFTNLLLKIVHHLYPKLTGSVKNQLLWITDEVVRVSAIGYDALLVFLMRQIVGGDFSDGNLWLCTKLLTLLLDKWDCLLEEAPHVLCSALYVFLRVLADHCRLNVEKLESLKRLEVHFCVKIVREEFHLCLKIGRDFIRLLQDLVHVPEFKSIWKDLMLNPSRFNTLGFEGVSQIYCTRTSSRYALLRITPEMETQLRFLLTHVKLGHQKRHFMWFARKFLSEIDKETVIVDIVRFICCAHHPPNEIIQSDVVPRWAVIGWLLTSCRRKNYVEANVKLALFYDWLFFDERVDNIMNIEPAILLMVHSVPKYVDMTNTLLEFLLLLVDNYDMERKDIIVKGVSSAFRLLVSKGVIHSLDVLTSCPALSPPLKERLSRLLSCGKLGSSKGFMPALSGEYIASSAHISRPLSYKFNLLGQPGKQMV; encoded by the exons ATGGTTCCGAAGCTAACCCTAACGCCCCCTCACGAAGCCGAAAACCAAATCGAATTATCTCTGAGACAATCCTTTGAATCCCTACAACCATCCTTGAAACCACCCTTCTCCTTAACCATTCCAAATCCCGATGAATACGCTCACCTTAACCGCGCAATTCTTCACGCCATTCTCACCGAACCCCAATTCGCCAAAATCCACGTTAAGCACTTGCACGCCCTCGTCACCGACGGCTACGCATTTTTCACCAACCTACTCCTCAAAATCGTCCACCACCTTTACCCGAAGCTCACAGGTTCGGTTAAAAACCAGTTGCTTTGGATCACCGATGAAGTGGTTCGTGTCTCAGCGATTGGCTATGACGCTCTCTTGGTTTTCCTTATGAGGCAAATCGTTGGAGGCGATTTCAGTGACGGTAATTTGTGGTTATGTACGAAATTGTTGACTCTTTTATTGGATAAATGGGATTGTTTATTAGAAGAAGCACCCCATGTTTTGTGTAGTGCATTGTATGTGTTTCTTCGAGTTTTGGCTGATCATTGTAGACTCAACGTTGAAAAGTTGGAGTCTTTGAAACGTTTGGAGGTTCATTTTTGTGTGAAGATAGTGAGAGAAGAGTTTCACTTGTGTTTGAAAATTGGGAGggattttattaggttgttgcAGGATTTAGTTCATGTTCCCGAGTTTAAGTCTATATGGAAGGATTTAATGTTGAATCCATCTAGGTTTAATACTTTAGGATTTGAGGGTGTTTCTCAGATTTATTGCACTAGAACTTCAAGTAGGTATGCTTTGCTTAGGATTACTCCTGAAATGGAGACCCAATTGCGGTTTTTGCTTACACATGTGAAGCTTGGGCATCAAAAGAGGCATTTTATGTGGTTTGCTAGGAAATTTCTAAGTGAGATTGATAAAGAGACTGTTATAGTTGATATAGTTAGGTTTATATGTTGTGCACACCATCCCCCAAATGAGATTATTCAGTCTGATGTTGTTCCTAGATGGGCGGTTATTGGTTGGCTTTTGACGTCTTGTAGGAGGAAGAATTATGTTGAGGCTAACGTGAAATTGGCTTTGTTTTATGATTGGCTCTTTTTTGATGAAAGGGTGGATAATATTATGAATATAGAGCCTGCAATTTTGTTGATGGTGCATTCTGTTCCCAAATATGTGGACATGACTAACACTCTACTGGAGTTTTTGTTACTTCTTGTGGACAACTATGATATGGAACGTaaggatatcattgttaaaGGTGTCTCATCGGCTTTTCGATTGCTTGTTAGCAAAGGCGTGATTCATTCGCTTGATGTTTTGACTTCTTGTCCTGCATTGTCCCCTCCTCTAAAAGAGCGACTGAGTAGGCTATTATCATGTGGAAAGCTTGGAAGTTCTAAAGGATTTATGCCAG CTTTATCAGGGGAGTATATAGCAAGCAGTGCACACATATCAAGGCCCCTTTCTTATAAATTCAATT TACTCGGTCAGCCAGGGAAACAAATGGTGTAA
- the LOC101513838 gene encoding uncharacterized protein, which translates to MLEIGRIPVRFDRVLAAAFESDEVARVRLCESSGSEHSAESSTDLSDLVKSFMEREEDDAVVVVHDDNDNDDREFDYSEKREILEEIFANNYSLDDAKENIRREVQLAFGVVAGDKSEPGFKRLFVSRLRERGFDAGLCKSRWEKNKRIPGGDYEYIDVNYGGNRYIVGTSLMSEFEIARPTNQYTSLLDVFPLVFVGKVEELKRVVRLMCSAIKDSMKTMDLHVPPWRRNSYMQAKWFSHYRRTTNEVAIRKSNIGFDARLPLKSYSCRDDYGSKIAFKVGHLTTAFNADGFGM; encoded by the exons aTGTTGGAAATTGGAAGGATTCCGGTGAGGTTTGATAGGGTACTAGCGGCGGCGTTTGAGAGTGATGAGGTGGCGCGTGTGAGGCTGTGTGAAAGCAGTGGAAGCGAGCACTCGGCTGAGAGCTCAACTGATTTATCAGATCTCGTGAAATCGTTTATGGAGAGAGAAGAAGATGATGCAGTGGTTGTTGTTCATGATGATAATGATAACGATGATCGTGAATTTGATTATTCAGAGAAGAGAGAGATACTGGAAGAGATTTTTGCTAATAATTATAGTTTGGATGatgcaaaagaaaatattagaaGGGAGGTTCAACTTGCATTTGGAGTTGTTGCTGGAGACAAATCTGAACCTGGATTCAAACGCCTCTTCGTGTCACGCTTGCGGGAGAGAGGTTTTGATGCTG GGCTTTGCAAATCAAGgtgggaaaaaaataaaagaattccTGGGGGTGACTATGAGTACATCGATGTGAATTATGGTGGAAATAGATACATTGTTGGAACATCCCTTATGTCAGAATTCGAAATAGCTCGTCCCACAAATCAATACACCTCTTTACTTGATGTTTTCCCTTTAGTATTTGTTGGGAAAGTTGAAGAGCTCAAAAGGGTTGTGAGGTTGATGTGCAGTGCTATTAAGGACTCTATGAAAACCATGGATTTGCATGTACCTCCATGGAGAAGAAATAGCTACATGCAAGCTAAGTGGTTTAGCCACTATAGAAGAACAACTAACGAGGTTGCAATTAGAAAATCCAATATTGGATTTGATGCTAGACTACCCCTGAAATCATACAGTTGCAGGGATGATTATGGGAGTAAAATTGCTTTTAAGGTTGGCCATTTGACAACTGCATTTAATGCAGATGGTTTTGGGATGTAA
- the LOC101514184 gene encoding uncharacterized protein isoform X3: MVPKLTLTPPHEAENQIELSLRQSFESLQPSLKPPFSLTIPNPDEYAHLNRAILHAILTEPQFAKIHVKHLHALVTDGYAFFTNLLLKIVHHLYPKLTGSVKNQLLWITDEVVRVSAIGYDALLVFLMRQIVGGDFSDGNLWLCTKLLTLLLDKWDCLLEEAPHVLCSALYVFLRVLADHCRLNVEKLESLKRLEVHFCVKIVREEFHLCLKIGRDFIRLLQDLVHVPEFKSIWKDLMLNPSRFNTLGFEGVSQIYCTRTSSRYALLRITPEMETQLRFLLTHVKLGHQKRHFMWFARKFLSEIDKETVIVDIVRFICCAHHPPNEIIQSDVVPRWAVIGWLLTSCRRKNYVEANVKLALFYDWLFFDERVDNIMNIEPAILLMVHSVPKYVDMTNTLLEFLLLLVDNYDMERKDIIVKGVSSAFRLLVSKGVIHSLDVLTSCPALSPPLKERLSRLLSCGKLGSSKGFMPGEYIASSAHISRPLSYKFNLLGQPGKQMV, translated from the exons ATGGTTCCGAAGCTAACCCTAACGCCCCCTCACGAAGCCGAAAACCAAATCGAATTATCTCTGAGACAATCCTTTGAATCCCTACAACCATCCTTGAAACCACCCTTCTCCTTAACCATTCCAAATCCCGATGAATACGCTCACCTTAACCGCGCAATTCTTCACGCCATTCTCACCGAACCCCAATTCGCCAAAATCCACGTTAAGCACTTGCACGCCCTCGTCACCGACGGCTACGCATTTTTCACCAACCTACTCCTCAAAATCGTCCACCACCTTTACCCGAAGCTCACAGGTTCGGTTAAAAACCAGTTGCTTTGGATCACCGATGAAGTGGTTCGTGTCTCAGCGATTGGCTATGACGCTCTCTTGGTTTTCCTTATGAGGCAAATCGTTGGAGGCGATTTCAGTGACGGTAATTTGTGGTTATGTACGAAATTGTTGACTCTTTTATTGGATAAATGGGATTGTTTATTAGAAGAAGCACCCCATGTTTTGTGTAGTGCATTGTATGTGTTTCTTCGAGTTTTGGCTGATCATTGTAGACTCAACGTTGAAAAGTTGGAGTCTTTGAAACGTTTGGAGGTTCATTTTTGTGTGAAGATAGTGAGAGAAGAGTTTCACTTGTGTTTGAAAATTGGGAGggattttattaggttgttgcAGGATTTAGTTCATGTTCCCGAGTTTAAGTCTATATGGAAGGATTTAATGTTGAATCCATCTAGGTTTAATACTTTAGGATTTGAGGGTGTTTCTCAGATTTATTGCACTAGAACTTCAAGTAGGTATGCTTTGCTTAGGATTACTCCTGAAATGGAGACCCAATTGCGGTTTTTGCTTACACATGTGAAGCTTGGGCATCAAAAGAGGCATTTTATGTGGTTTGCTAGGAAATTTCTAAGTGAGATTGATAAAGAGACTGTTATAGTTGATATAGTTAGGTTTATATGTTGTGCACACCATCCCCCAAATGAGATTATTCAGTCTGATGTTGTTCCTAGATGGGCGGTTATTGGTTGGCTTTTGACGTCTTGTAGGAGGAAGAATTATGTTGAGGCTAACGTGAAATTGGCTTTGTTTTATGATTGGCTCTTTTTTGATGAAAGGGTGGATAATATTATGAATATAGAGCCTGCAATTTTGTTGATGGTGCATTCTGTTCCCAAATATGTGGACATGACTAACACTCTACTGGAGTTTTTGTTACTTCTTGTGGACAACTATGATATGGAACGTaaggatatcattgttaaaGGTGTCTCATCGGCTTTTCGATTGCTTGTTAGCAAAGGCGTGATTCATTCGCTTGATGTTTTGACTTCTTGTCCTGCATTGTCCCCTCCTCTAAAAGAGCGACTGAGTAGGCTATTATCATGTGGAAAGCTTGGAAGTTCTAAAGGATTTATGCCAG GGGAGTATATAGCAAGCAGTGCACACATATCAAGGCCCCTTTCTTATAAATTCAATT TACTCGGTCAGCCAGGGAAACAAATGGTGTAA
- the LOC101514184 gene encoding uncharacterized protein isoform X4, with the protein MVPKLTLTPPHEAENQIELSLRQSFESLQPSLKPPFSLTIPNPDEYAHLNRAILHAILTEPQFAKIHVKHLHALVTDGYAFFTNLLLKIVHHLYPKLTGSVKNQLLWITDEVVRVSAIGYDALLVFLMRQIVGGDFSDGNLWLCTKLLTLLLDKWDCLLEEAPHVLCSALYVFLRVLADHCRLNVEKLESLKRLEVHFCVKIVREEFHLCLKIGRDFIRLLQDLVHVPEFKSIWKDLMLNPSRFNTLGFEGVSQIYCTRTSSRYALLRITPEMETQLRFLLTHVKLGHQKRHFMWFARKFLSEIDKETVIVDIVRFICCAHHPPNEIIQSDVVPRWAVIGWLLTSCRRKNYVEANVKLALFYDWLFFDERVDNIMNIEPAILLMVHSVPKYVDMTNTLLEFLLLLVDNYDMERKDIIVKGVSSAFRLLVSKGVIHSLDVLTSCPALSPPLKERLSRLLSCGKLGSSKGFMPVLGQPGKQMV; encoded by the exons ATGGTTCCGAAGCTAACCCTAACGCCCCCTCACGAAGCCGAAAACCAAATCGAATTATCTCTGAGACAATCCTTTGAATCCCTACAACCATCCTTGAAACCACCCTTCTCCTTAACCATTCCAAATCCCGATGAATACGCTCACCTTAACCGCGCAATTCTTCACGCCATTCTCACCGAACCCCAATTCGCCAAAATCCACGTTAAGCACTTGCACGCCCTCGTCACCGACGGCTACGCATTTTTCACCAACCTACTCCTCAAAATCGTCCACCACCTTTACCCGAAGCTCACAGGTTCGGTTAAAAACCAGTTGCTTTGGATCACCGATGAAGTGGTTCGTGTCTCAGCGATTGGCTATGACGCTCTCTTGGTTTTCCTTATGAGGCAAATCGTTGGAGGCGATTTCAGTGACGGTAATTTGTGGTTATGTACGAAATTGTTGACTCTTTTATTGGATAAATGGGATTGTTTATTAGAAGAAGCACCCCATGTTTTGTGTAGTGCATTGTATGTGTTTCTTCGAGTTTTGGCTGATCATTGTAGACTCAACGTTGAAAAGTTGGAGTCTTTGAAACGTTTGGAGGTTCATTTTTGTGTGAAGATAGTGAGAGAAGAGTTTCACTTGTGTTTGAAAATTGGGAGggattttattaggttgttgcAGGATTTAGTTCATGTTCCCGAGTTTAAGTCTATATGGAAGGATTTAATGTTGAATCCATCTAGGTTTAATACTTTAGGATTTGAGGGTGTTTCTCAGATTTATTGCACTAGAACTTCAAGTAGGTATGCTTTGCTTAGGATTACTCCTGAAATGGAGACCCAATTGCGGTTTTTGCTTACACATGTGAAGCTTGGGCATCAAAAGAGGCATTTTATGTGGTTTGCTAGGAAATTTCTAAGTGAGATTGATAAAGAGACTGTTATAGTTGATATAGTTAGGTTTATATGTTGTGCACACCATCCCCCAAATGAGATTATTCAGTCTGATGTTGTTCCTAGATGGGCGGTTATTGGTTGGCTTTTGACGTCTTGTAGGAGGAAGAATTATGTTGAGGCTAACGTGAAATTGGCTTTGTTTTATGATTGGCTCTTTTTTGATGAAAGGGTGGATAATATTATGAATATAGAGCCTGCAATTTTGTTGATGGTGCATTCTGTTCCCAAATATGTGGACATGACTAACACTCTACTGGAGTTTTTGTTACTTCTTGTGGACAACTATGATATGGAACGTaaggatatcattgttaaaGGTGTCTCATCGGCTTTTCGATTGCTTGTTAGCAAAGGCGTGATTCATTCGCTTGATGTTTTGACTTCTTGTCCTGCATTGTCCCCTCCTCTAAAAGAGCGACTGAGTAGGCTATTATCATGTGGAAAGCTTGGAAGTTCTAAAGGATTTATGCCAG TACTCGGTCAGCCAGGGAAACAAATGGTGTAA
- the LOC101515472 gene encoding uncharacterized protein: protein MSKLYRRGMVHPSPPLILYLLSFLLPATVLTLTVPLSPEDKEAVAYLILYPSYSSSSSHQNTRRKSKGLYHVNHLPLFHCNCFNCYTSYWARWNSSPNVQIIDKIIEAFDEDSFSPTWNDKINKSSEWTRSEFAIDSVSSESESVGESSCITISNSVDVSEESDEIENEEKSTVRRFMSFIRRRIWNACWLCINFRNKK from the coding sequence ATGAGTAAACTGTACAGAAGAGGAATGGTTCATCCTTCGCCGCCACTCATATTGTACCTACTTTCCTTCCTCCTCCCAGCTACCGTCCTCACTCTCACCGTCCCTCTCTCACCGGAGGATAAGGAAGCCGTCGCTTACCTCATTCTATATCCctcttattcttcttcttctagtCACCAAAACACTCGCCGGAAATCCAAGGGTTTGTACCACGTTAATCATCTACCTCTCTTCCATTGCAATTGCTTCAATTGCTACACGAGTTATTGGGCTCGTTGGAACTCATCACCGAATGTCCAAATCATTGACAAAATCATCGAGGCATTTGATGAGGATTCATTCTCTCCAACATGGAATGATAAGATAAACAAATCGTCCGAGTGGACTCGCTCTGAGTTCGCGATTGATTCTGTATCTTCCGAGTCAGAATCGGTGGGGGAGAGTAGTTGTATTACTATTAGTAATAGTGTTGATGTTAGTGAAGAAAGTGATGAGATTGAAAATGAAGAGAAAAGCACTGTCAGAAGATTTATGAGTTTCATTCGAAGAAGGATTTGGAATGCTTGCTGGCTTTGCATTAATTTCCGGAACAAAAAATAG
- the LOC101514184 gene encoding uncharacterized protein isoform X1, translating to MVPKLTLTPPHEAENQIELSLRQSFESLQPSLKPPFSLTIPNPDEYAHLNRAILHAILTEPQFAKIHVKHLHALVTDGYAFFTNLLLKIVHHLYPKLTGSVKNQLLWITDEVVRVSAIGYDALLVFLMRQIVGGDFSDGNLWLCTKLLTLLLDKWDCLLEEAPHVLCSALYVFLRVLADHCRLNVEKLESLKRLEVHFCVKIVREEFHLCLKIGRDFIRLLQDLVHVPEFKSIWKDLMLNPSRFNTLGFEGVSQIYCTRTSSRYALLRITPEMETQLRFLLTHVKLGHQKRHFMWFARKFLSEIDKETVIVDIVRFICCAHHPPNEIIQSDVVPRWAVIGWLLTSCRRKNYVEANVKLALFYDWLFFDERVDNIMNIEPAILLMVHSVPKYVDMTNTLLEFLLLLVDNYDMERKDIIVKGVSSAFRLLVSKGVIHSLDVLTSCPALSPPLKERLSRLLSCGKLGSSKGFMPALSGEYIASSAHISRPLSYKFNCITRSARETNGVISAKVMYQTILPSYNTNFPNHGLS from the exons ATGGTTCCGAAGCTAACCCTAACGCCCCCTCACGAAGCCGAAAACCAAATCGAATTATCTCTGAGACAATCCTTTGAATCCCTACAACCATCCTTGAAACCACCCTTCTCCTTAACCATTCCAAATCCCGATGAATACGCTCACCTTAACCGCGCAATTCTTCACGCCATTCTCACCGAACCCCAATTCGCCAAAATCCACGTTAAGCACTTGCACGCCCTCGTCACCGACGGCTACGCATTTTTCACCAACCTACTCCTCAAAATCGTCCACCACCTTTACCCGAAGCTCACAGGTTCGGTTAAAAACCAGTTGCTTTGGATCACCGATGAAGTGGTTCGTGTCTCAGCGATTGGCTATGACGCTCTCTTGGTTTTCCTTATGAGGCAAATCGTTGGAGGCGATTTCAGTGACGGTAATTTGTGGTTATGTACGAAATTGTTGACTCTTTTATTGGATAAATGGGATTGTTTATTAGAAGAAGCACCCCATGTTTTGTGTAGTGCATTGTATGTGTTTCTTCGAGTTTTGGCTGATCATTGTAGACTCAACGTTGAAAAGTTGGAGTCTTTGAAACGTTTGGAGGTTCATTTTTGTGTGAAGATAGTGAGAGAAGAGTTTCACTTGTGTTTGAAAATTGGGAGggattttattaggttgttgcAGGATTTAGTTCATGTTCCCGAGTTTAAGTCTATATGGAAGGATTTAATGTTGAATCCATCTAGGTTTAATACTTTAGGATTTGAGGGTGTTTCTCAGATTTATTGCACTAGAACTTCAAGTAGGTATGCTTTGCTTAGGATTACTCCTGAAATGGAGACCCAATTGCGGTTTTTGCTTACACATGTGAAGCTTGGGCATCAAAAGAGGCATTTTATGTGGTTTGCTAGGAAATTTCTAAGTGAGATTGATAAAGAGACTGTTATAGTTGATATAGTTAGGTTTATATGTTGTGCACACCATCCCCCAAATGAGATTATTCAGTCTGATGTTGTTCCTAGATGGGCGGTTATTGGTTGGCTTTTGACGTCTTGTAGGAGGAAGAATTATGTTGAGGCTAACGTGAAATTGGCTTTGTTTTATGATTGGCTCTTTTTTGATGAAAGGGTGGATAATATTATGAATATAGAGCCTGCAATTTTGTTGATGGTGCATTCTGTTCCCAAATATGTGGACATGACTAACACTCTACTGGAGTTTTTGTTACTTCTTGTGGACAACTATGATATGGAACGTaaggatatcattgttaaaGGTGTCTCATCGGCTTTTCGATTGCTTGTTAGCAAAGGCGTGATTCATTCGCTTGATGTTTTGACTTCTTGTCCTGCATTGTCCCCTCCTCTAAAAGAGCGACTGAGTAGGCTATTATCATGTGGAAAGCTTGGAAGTTCTAAAGGATTTATGCCAG CTTTATCAGGGGAGTATATAGCAAGCAGTGCACACATATCAAGGCCCCTTTCTTATAAATTCAATTGTAT TACTCGGTCAGCCAGGGAAACAAATGGTGTAATTTCTGCAAAAGTTATGTATCAAACAATACTTCCAAGCTACAACAccaattttcctaatcatgggCTTAGCTAA
- the LOC101512669 gene encoding 2-C-methyl-D-erythritol 4-phosphate cytidylyltransferase, chloroplastic-like, which produces MLSNLPFQNCHLTPPLASGHAVGSTSSSFEQESESVVKQRSVSVVLLAGGKGKRMGANMPKQYFPLLGQPIALYRSYGLLNGAAVLGVPFNDYNQREERTPYHLQEIGDESSEYKILQKLPLITLKSDSLLALEKNVMGDADPTGQAAIHDNAYSAYPFLQVIKPKLLREGLELVNREGLEVANDVSIVEHLKHPIYITEGSYTNIKVVDDALVLPPYGWNPLDLTKHVRKSIWAYEN; this is translated from the exons atgtTATCAAATCTCCCTTTTCAGAATTGCCACCTCACTCCCCCACTGGCCAGCGGCCACGCCGTCGGCTCCACCTCCAGCTCCTTC GAGCAGGAGTCTGAGTCTGTTGTGAAACAGAGAAGCGTCTCTGTTGTCCTGCTCGCTGGAGGGAAGGGCAAAAGGATGGGA GCTAACATGCCTAAGCAATATTTTCCTCTCTTGGGTCAACCCATTGCATTATATAG GTCCTATGGATTGTTGAACGGAGCTGCTGTTCTTGGTGTTCCCTTTAATGACTACAATCAAAGAG agGAGAGAACTCCTTACCATCTTCAAGAAATAGGTGATGAATCCAGTGAATATAAAATCCTTCAAAAACTTCCTTTGATAACCCTAAAATCTGATAGTCTCCTTGCCCTTGAG AAAAACGTTATGGGAGATGCAGACCCCACAGGTCAAGCTGCAATACATGACAATGCTTACAGTGCTTATCCATTTTTGCAGGTTATCAAACCCAAGTTGCTGAGGGAAGGCCTTGAGCTTGTAAACAG AGAAGGTCTGGAAGTTGCCAATGATGTGTCCATTGTGGAGCACCTAAAACATCCTATTTATATCACTGAAGGATCTTATACCAACATCAAG GTAGTGGATGATGCGTTAGTACTGCCACCATATGGCTGGAACCCACTTGACCTGACTAAGCACGTCAGAAAAAGCATCTGGGCTTATGAGAATTGA